Proteins co-encoded in one Bacillus marinisedimentorum genomic window:
- a CDS encoding aldehyde dehydrogenase family protein has protein sequence MQLEQNSLPKLRVLDPAENRIIEEIDETPPGEAGRLYENARTAFESWSALPVAERIRYLRKLRHYLAEHMEESIQTVSRDTGKVEVEALMADLMPVLDALQHIEKHAGKILGREKKPTPIVFFGKKSYVEYMPRGVVLVISPWNYPLQLAMIPAISALAAGNTVILKPSEVTPLVGLHIEKVFKEAGFPDNVIQVAHGGKELGAALTKGKPDYIFFTGSVRTGQIIQEVAAKDLIPTTLELGGKDPMIVFKDANIERAVQGAIWGAFTNSGQTCMAIERLYVERPIYETFLQKLIGEVNKLKHGKTKDGDIGSMTFPGQLDIMRVQLEEALANGAKLATGTPPGKWNTDKGLYVPPTVVTEVGQDMKIMQEESFGPLLPIMPFDTEEEAIALANGTEYGLNSSIYTSDIAKAERVASKLVSGGVVINDVLITVANHHLPFGGAKKSGIGRYHGDEGLRIFTHPKAVMVDKGRKDTELPWYPYEGTYPHFKKLFHSMYGRKRNWIIFAAAFLALMRKKK, from the coding sequence ATGCAGCTAGAGCAAAACTCACTGCCGAAGTTGCGTGTGCTGGATCCAGCTGAAAACCGCATCATTGAAGAAATTGATGAAACACCGCCCGGAGAAGCGGGCAGGCTTTATGAGAACGCTCGTACGGCTTTTGAGTCGTGGTCGGCCCTGCCTGTTGCCGAACGGATCCGTTATTTGCGCAAGCTCCGCCATTACCTTGCCGAGCATATGGAGGAAAGCATTCAAACCGTCTCCAGAGACACCGGAAAAGTTGAAGTGGAGGCGCTAATGGCTGATTTGATGCCGGTGCTGGATGCTCTGCAGCATATCGAGAAGCATGCCGGAAAAATCCTCGGTCGGGAAAAGAAGCCGACGCCGATTGTCTTCTTCGGCAAAAAATCATATGTCGAATATATGCCGCGCGGAGTGGTGCTTGTCATTTCACCATGGAATTATCCGCTTCAGCTCGCCATGATTCCGGCAATCAGCGCCCTGGCCGCCGGTAATACCGTGATTTTGAAACCATCCGAAGTGACGCCTCTTGTCGGGCTTCATATCGAAAAGGTGTTCAAGGAAGCCGGATTCCCGGATAACGTCATCCAGGTGGCTCACGGCGGCAAAGAACTTGGAGCCGCCCTTACAAAAGGGAAGCCTGATTATATCTTTTTCACCGGTTCCGTACGCACCGGCCAGATCATTCAGGAAGTCGCCGCTAAGGATTTGATTCCGACCACCCTTGAGCTTGGCGGCAAAGATCCGATGATTGTATTCAAGGATGCAAACATTGAGCGCGCCGTCCAGGGAGCGATCTGGGGAGCGTTCACAAACAGCGGCCAGACGTGTATGGCGATTGAGCGGCTGTATGTGGAACGGCCGATTTATGAAACTTTTTTGCAAAAGCTGATCGGCGAAGTGAACAAGCTCAAGCATGGTAAAACAAAAGACGGTGATATCGGTTCGATGACGTTCCCGGGCCAGCTGGATATCATGCGTGTCCAGCTTGAAGAAGCGCTCGCTAATGGAGCGAAGCTTGCAACCGGCACGCCGCCCGGCAAGTGGAATACGGATAAGGGCCTCTATGTGCCGCCGACTGTTGTCACTGAGGTCGGCCAGGATATGAAAATCATGCAGGAAGAATCATTCGGCCCGCTGCTTCCGATTATGCCGTTTGATACCGAGGAAGAAGCTATTGCCCTTGCCAACGGAACAGAGTACGGATTGAACAGCAGTATCTATACATCCGATATTGCGAAAGCGGAACGGGTAGCTTCAAAGCTTGTAAGCGGCGGTGTCGTCATCAACGATGTACTGATCACGGTCGCGAACCACCATCTTCCCTTCGGCGGGGCAAAAAAGAGCGGAATCGGCCGGTACCACGGTGATGAAGGGCTTCGAATTTTTACGCACCCGAAAGCGGTAATGGTTGATAAAGGCCGGAAGGATACCGAGCTCCCATGGTATCCGTATGAAGGGACTTACCCGCATTTCAAAAAGTTATTCCACAGCATGTATGGGCGGAAACGAAACTGGATTATATTTGCGGCAGCTTTTCTCGCCTTGATGAGAAAGAAAAAGTAA
- a CDS encoding SDR family oxidoreductase — protein MGNTYFFTGFPGFIARALLKELSAEDYTIDHIYLLVQPQMAETARQEIASLARSTTLAEDSFTIIEGDITKPNLDMDEGLLPELQSSITHVFHLAAVYDLAVPKKIAYNVNVNGTKRVNDWVLTLDNIDRYVYFSTAFVSGDREGRILESELEMGQSFKNHYESTKYEAELLVRGIMERVPTTVIRPGIVKGHSRTGETIKFDGPYFILNLLDAMKFSPIIPYFGSGDAFGNFVPVDYIIEAVIYLAHQEKGAGKTYHLTDPNPFKVKDVYRLLMKESLGKKPTGTIPLPLAAALLRVKPVRKWLKVEREAMDYFACKSFYDSSQALADLKDSGIKVPSFASQVGPMVSFYLENKSDRSKHVAIR, from the coding sequence ATGGGCAATACTTATTTTTTCACCGGTTTTCCCGGCTTTATAGCAAGGGCACTTCTTAAAGAACTGAGTGCGGAAGATTATACAATCGACCACATTTACCTGCTGGTGCAGCCGCAGATGGCGGAAACGGCCCGCCAGGAGATTGCCAGCCTTGCCCGTTCGACAACACTGGCTGAGGACAGCTTTACAATCATAGAGGGCGATATCACGAAACCAAACCTTGATATGGACGAAGGCTTGCTGCCGGAACTTCAATCGTCCATAACCCACGTTTTCCATCTTGCCGCAGTCTACGACTTAGCGGTTCCAAAAAAAATTGCGTATAATGTCAATGTAAATGGAACAAAGCGGGTGAATGATTGGGTCCTTACCCTTGATAATATCGACCGTTACGTATATTTCAGCACCGCTTTTGTATCAGGTGACAGGGAAGGAAGAATTCTTGAAAGTGAACTCGAAATGGGGCAATCGTTCAAAAACCACTATGAAAGCACAAAATATGAAGCGGAATTGCTGGTGCGAGGCATTATGGAGCGGGTTCCGACTACCGTTATCAGGCCTGGCATCGTTAAAGGGCATTCCAGGACTGGCGAGACGATCAAATTTGACGGCCCGTATTTCATACTGAACCTGCTTGATGCGATGAAATTTTCGCCTATCATTCCTTATTTCGGTTCAGGCGACGCATTTGGCAATTTTGTCCCCGTGGATTATATTATTGAAGCAGTCATTTATTTGGCCCACCAGGAAAAGGGTGCCGGAAAAACGTATCACCTGACAGATCCTAACCCTTTCAAAGTAAAGGATGTTTACCGGCTTCTCATGAAAGAATCCCTCGGCAAAAAGCCGACAGGAACAATCCCACTTCCGCTTGCTGCCGCTCTTTTAAGGGTGAAGCCGGTGCGCAAGTGGCTGAAGGTCGAAAGGGAAGCGATGGACTATTTCGCCTGCAAGTCGTTTTATGACAGCAGCCAGGCCCTGGCAGATCTGAAAGATTCGGGCATTAAAGTCCCGAGTTTCGCCAGCCAGGTCGGTCCGATGGTATCTTTTTACCTGGAGAACAAAAGTGACAGGAGCAAGCATGTTGCAATCCGATAA
- a CDS encoding general stress protein, with the protein MSNRVVGVFHTKEEAIRVIRALRDRGYDAEDISIVAKSDSAVARIEKETGGDYEYEEGSKVMEGLTAGAAGGGLLGGIAGLLLGLGTFAIPGLGALVAAGPLAATLGGAAAGGAVGGIVGALVGMGIPEEDAKVYEQHVKEGRILVIVDVGDTNEDEIYDTFITNNSLHSKMYSVADHEDGRKSVNERDRDQGLAVRRDDNRF; encoded by the coding sequence ATGAGCAATCGTGTCGTAGGTGTTTTCCATACAAAAGAGGAGGCGATCCGGGTCATCCGGGCATTGAGGGACCGCGGGTATGATGCCGAAGATATTTCGATTGTCGCCAAATCAGATTCCGCAGTGGCCCGGATCGAAAAGGAGACTGGCGGCGATTATGAATATGAAGAAGGATCAAAGGTAATGGAAGGATTGACAGCAGGTGCCGCCGGCGGAGGGCTTCTTGGCGGCATTGCCGGACTCCTGCTCGGTCTCGGCACCTTCGCCATTCCCGGATTGGGGGCGCTTGTAGCAGCAGGCCCGCTCGCAGCCACACTTGGCGGTGCCGCTGCCGGAGGGGCAGTCGGCGGCATTGTCGGCGCACTTGTCGGAATGGGCATCCCTGAAGAGGATGCAAAAGTATATGAGCAGCACGTAAAAGAAGGCCGTATTCTTGTGATCGTTGATGTGGGTGATACGAATGAAGATGAAATATACGATACGTTTATTACAAATAACTCACTTCATTCAAAAATGTATTCTGTAGCAGATCATGAGGATGGCAGGAAATCAGTAAATGAAAGAGACCGGGATCAGGGGCTGGCCGTAAGAAGAGATGACAATCGTTTTTGA
- a CDS encoding DUF3298 and DUF4163 domain-containing protein, whose product MEMKKQPKSEAPGPVRVIRIVMDKDGVNVKYPKVVGMRNKQAEASMNKAMLALSRQMTSSLKKEAEAAVEGRYDIVFNDRGLLSVLFEQFPTGAKNERMIRRSLTFQTDTGSILMFRNLFKEGSYYKTKLSRLVREEIKEKAMTLPDDFTGVKDDQEYYLTSEGIVIFDGGCREFIFPYSGSVQLLASGPLAGFTEESVTKVKRL is encoded by the coding sequence ATGGAGATGAAAAAACAGCCAAAATCGGAGGCGCCTGGTCCTGTCCGCGTGATCCGTATTGTAATGGATAAAGATGGGGTCAACGTGAAATATCCTAAAGTTGTCGGCATGAGGAACAAGCAAGCTGAAGCCAGTATGAATAAAGCCATGCTGGCACTGTCCCGGCAGATGACCAGTTCTTTGAAAAAGGAAGCCGAAGCAGCAGTTGAAGGCAGGTATGATATTGTTTTCAATGACCGTGGCCTGCTTAGTGTGCTGTTTGAGCAATTTCCAACTGGGGCAAAGAATGAACGCATGATCAGAAGGTCACTGACGTTTCAAACGGATACGGGCAGCATTCTTATGTTCCGGAATCTTTTCAAAGAGGGCAGCTATTATAAAACGAAACTTTCGCGCCTCGTCAGAGAGGAAATAAAGGAAAAAGCAATGACTCTTCCAGATGATTTCACCGGGGTGAAGGACGATCAGGAATACTATTTGACATCTGAAGGCATTGTCATCTTTGACGGCGGCTGCCGGGAATTCATATTCCCATACAGCGGCAGCGTCCAACTCCTTGCCAGCGGGCCGCTTGCGGGGTTCACGGAAGAAAGTGTCACAAAAGTAAAAAGGTTGTAA